The genomic stretch TTCCGTAGGCGCAACGGTTTCTTTGTCACCGCAGGCGCCACCACCTACTTCATGCAGAAAGAAGAGTACGTGTACGAGGCCGAAGCCGGTGGCAGCTGGTACGAAGGACACAGGACCTATAATAATTCCGGTAACCATTTCTTCGCCAACCTGCAGTTCAGCGGTGGCTACCAGTATAGCCTGTCCGGCAAGACCAGTCTGCGGATAGAACCCTATTTTAAAATACCCATCAAACAGGTCGGCATCGGTAATATACCCATTACCAGCACCGGGGTCTATCTCGGTATCCAACGAACTATCCGATAATTCCAAAACAAAAAAGATGAAGCGATTAGTAATTGTCCTCGCGGGCAGCATGCTGCTCTTTGCCCTCTCGTGCTCAAAAAAAAGTGAAGACAATGTCAATAACCCCGATCCGCCCGGTGGCCCCGGTATACCCGGCTGTGATACCGCCAATCGCCAGTATGCAGCCCATGTGGTACCTATTCTCACCGCCAATTGTTACGGCTGTCATGGCGCTTCCAGTAATGCCGGCAGTGGCGGCATTGTACTGGAAGGCTACAATAACCTCCGGCCCAAAGCCGTCAGCGGCACGCTGATAGGCGTAATCACCCATGCAGCCGGCTTTCCCGCCATGCCTAAAGGCGGCGCCAAATTATCCGATTGCAATATCAACGTGATCCGGTCCTGGATCAACAACGGCGCACAGAACAATTAAATCATTTTCCCATGAAGCGAGTACTGCTCCCGGTGTTATTGTGCTGGGTTTACGGGGTTGTCAGCGCCCAGACCTATATCTCCAAAACCAGCCAGGCAGGGTTCTATTCCCATACCTGGCTGGAGGATATAGCTGCCGTCAACAAGCAGGTGATGGCCGTGATTGATCTGTCCCAAAAGAATATCGCTTTCAGTATGCTGATGAAGGAATTTGTTTTTGAGAAGAAACTGATGCAGGAGCATTTCAATGAGAATTACGTGGAGAGCGATAAATACCCGAAATCCACTTTCACCGGAACCTATACCGGGGAGGTGGATATTACAAAAGACGGCACCTATCCCATCACGGTCAAGGGCAAGATCAGCCTGCATGGCGTTACCCGCGATCTCCAGGCGCCGGCCACCCTCACCGTGAAGGACGGAATGCTGACCGGGACCACCAGTTTCAAACTCAACCCAAAGGACTTTAATATCTCCATCCCCTTTGTGGTAAGAGATAAGATCGAAAAAGAAAATACCGTCAAGGTACAGGCCAGTTGGACCTTAAAATAATGTACATGCGTTTTGTTATTCTCCTGTGTTTTATGATGTGCTGCGGCGGCCTGATCCAGGCGCAGGACAGCACCCTGCTCCATATGCTCAATGATTCCATACCGGCAAGGAGCAGCCCGGTCAAAGCCACTTTCAAGGCTATTCATATTGTGAATACGCAGACCATTGAATCGCCCGCAAAGCAGGACCTCAATTTCATCATCATGCACCGGTTCGGGAAACTGAATGATGGCGGGTATAATTTTTTCGGGCTGGACAATGCCACTATCCGGCTGGGACTGGATTACGGCCTGACCGACCGGCTGGCAGTGGGTGTCGGTCGCAGTTCCTTTGAAAAGACCTTTGATGGTTACCTCAAATACAAACTGCTGCAACAGACAGAAGGTGGCAGCCTGTCTTTCCCCATCAGCATGAGTGTACTGGGTGCGCTCAGCCATTACACCCTCAAAATGCCGGACAAACCTTTCCTGAACAGCAAGTACCGCACCAGTTATACTGTGCAGGCCATTCTGGCGCGCAAGTTCAGCAGTAACTTATCCCTGCAACTGACCCCTACCTGGCTGCATTATAACCTGACGCCTACCACTGCAGATAAGAATGATGTCTTTGCGGGGGTGGTCTCCGGCAGGTATAAATTTACCCGGCGCATGAGCCTGACCGCTGAATACAACTATCTGCCGGCGGGGCAGGTTGAATCCATCGAGGTAAAAAATTCTTTGTCGCTGGGTGTAGACATTGAAACCGGCGGGCATGTATTCCAGCTGATCTTCACCAACTCGCAGGCCATGACGGAGCCCCAGTATATTGGCCGTACTACCGGCAGCTGGGGCAAGGGGGATATTTATTTCGGCTTCAACGTATCCAGGAATTTTTCTTTGGGAAGGAAGAAAAAATGGTAACAGCCCATCGCCTTTTCCTGGCGCTGACTGGTCGCCGATCCGGCAGCATAAACAGAAAACCCGTCACTTACTCAGCGACGGGTTTCTAATGGTGTATATAGAGATATTGAAAACTATCCTTAGTGAGCCTGTTTTTTAGGTCCATGTGTCAGGTAGAGGGCCAGCGCGGTGAACAACACTCCCCCAACTATATTACCGATGGTAGCAGGGATCTGGTTCAGGGTGAACCACTGACCAAAGCTGATATCAGCACCCATCAGCATGGCGGCGGGCACCACAAACATATTCACTACACAGTGTTCAAAGCCCTGGGCAAAGAAGATGAAGATCGGCAGCCAGGCGGCCATGATCTTACCGGAAGTAGACGTAGACGTTAGTCCCATCACCACACCCAGGGATACCATCCAGTTACAAAGGATACCCTTGGTGAAGCAGGTGAACCAGCCGCCTACCGGGCCATCAGCCATGTACCCGATGGTCTTGGACTCTGCCAGCTTGATAATGGCGGCAGACAAAGGCGTGTGATCGCCATGACCAAAATGCGTGATGGCGCCCCAATATAAAAAGGCATATAAAGCCCCGCCGATCATATTACCCAGGTACACATACAGCCAGTTCTTCAGCAAAACCGGCATTGTCACTTTACCATCGAACCAGGCCGTTGGCAACATGGCAAAACTTCCTGTTACCAGTTCAAAGCCCAATAAGATAACTGTTACAAAACAGGCGGGGAAAAACAGGGCGCCGATCACCGGCATGCCCGTCTGCACGGAGGCAGTGATAGAAAGTGTAGTACCGAAACCCAGCAGGGAACCAGCCAGCATACCCCGGATCAGCAGATCCTTAGGGGATAATTTGGATTTGTAAGTTCCCGTCTCGATCATTAATCCTACTACCTCAGCAGGTTTCTTATAGTCCATCATGAATGGAGGGTTGAAAGGTAAACATGGCAGGCGACCGTTCTGATAAACATAGCACGTAAAAACATCCCGACAAGGTTCAAAAAAATTGGGCTCACCAAACATGATTTATATCAGTCTGGAGCCTGCCTTTGGGAAGACGTTCGTCAGTCTACCCTACCTATTATCCCGATTTTGACAATTGCATGAAAATTCGCTACCTGGAGCGGTTATCCCTTCATTAGTCCTGCGCAGGTTCAGAGATTTATATACATGGGTGCAACTTTTTTTAAAAAAAGTGCATTCACAGGTCGCTTACAGCCGTGGGCTTGCCAGGCCTGCAACAACCATTAAGCAGCCTGCTCACCGGGAATAAATACCGCCAGCAGGCTCCCCCTGCCCGGCGCTGCATCCATTTCCAGGGTACCATTCAACAGCATTACCCGCGACCGGATATTCTTTAACCCGATGCCCGCCTGCGTTTCCAGCCCGGCCGGATCAAAGCCTTTGCCATTGTCTTCCACGGTCAGCGATATGCCCTCCTTCTCTTTCGCCAGCTGTATGCTGAGGCTGCTGGCCGCCGCATGTTTGAGCACATTGTTGACCGCCTCCTGGATAATGCGGTAGAGGACAGTCTCCGTTTGCTCCGGCAACCTTTCCTCCAGCCCGCTGGTATGCAGTTCAACACTCAGCTCCCGCGATTGGATCCTGTCTACAAATTCCCGCAGGGCCTGCGGCAACCCAGCCTTCAGCAGGGCGCTGGGCATCATGCGGTGCGAGAGCTGCCGCATTTCATCATACCCTTCATTCAGTAAGGAAACGGCCTTATCCGTCAGCTCTGCGGCCGAAGAACCGGCAGGTTGCTGCTCCTGTGCCCGGTGGACCTGTAATAAGGCGGCAGACAATAGCTGCCCTACACCATCGTGCAGGTCGGCCGCCAGCCGCCGCCGCTCCCGGTCTTCCGCCTGCAACACCGCCCTGGCGGCAGCCTGCTCCTGCAAACTGCGCTCCGCCTGGAGTCGGGCTTCTGCTTTGATACGCCGACGGGCCATTATAAAATAGACGGCCAGGCCACCGGTAATAAATAAGGCGGCCAGCACCAGCAACAGCATATTCCTTTGCTTCAGGCGAAGGGCCTGCAACTCCCCCTCCTGTTGCAGCAAACGGATCTGCTGCTCTTTTTTCTCGGTTTCATATTGAGCCTGGAAACCGGTGATGGCCTTCATCTTCTCCTGCTCAAACAAAGAATCCTTGACCGTTGAGTAGGTCTGGAAAACAGTCCAGGCATTTTTATAATCGCCCGATCCGGCGTATTGCTCACTGAGCAAACGCGCCGCATCCATCACCTGCTTAGGCGAATGGATGCCTGTAGCCAACGACAATGCCTCCGTCAATACGCGGATAGCCTCGCCACGCTCCTTTTGGGCCATATGCACTTTACCCAGCTGGATCAGTACAAAAGCGATCTCTTTTTTATTGTTGTAGTTACGGTGTCCCACCAGCGCTTTCGCTAATTGCTGCCGGGCTTCCACCGGCCGGCCCAGCTCAAAGTATGCCATGCCCGCATTGGCCTGGGCAATGGGAAGCGATTGCAGGTTATTCTGTGCCAGGAATGCTTTTTCCGCCAGCAGCGAATAGAACAGGCAGCTATCATATTGCCGCGTATAATAAAATACAGAGCCCAGGTTGGCCTCACAGAAAGCCGCTTCTGCCGGGAATTGCAGCGCCTTGTAAACGGTATAAGCCTCCCGGTAATAATCCACCACCTTCGTATACTCACCCTGCGCCTTGAATACAATGCCCAGGTTTACACTCACCATAGCCAGTTTCTCCTGGTCACCCTTGGCCTGGTAATACCGGTAAGCCTTGTAATAATAGTCCAGCGCCCGGGGATAGTTCCCCATCTGGTCGTAGATGATACCGATATTATTCCAGGTATTGGCAATGGCTGCACTATCGTTCAGCTGCTGGCGGAGGGCCAGGGTCTGCAAGCCCATCTCCAGCGCCTGCTCATAATCCCCCTGTGCTTCAAACACGATCCCGATATTGTGCAGGGCTTCCGCTTCGTACAGAGGATAGCCTTTATCGCGGGCTTCTTTCAGCACTTTATTTCCATAGTATTTAGCAGAATCAGGTTGGTTGAACCGGTAGTTCCAGCATTGATCCAGCCAGGCACGCCATTGGGCGGTAAGACGGGCGGAATCCTGGCGGGCAGTTACAGGGTATAGGAGACCACTGCCCGCGACAAGCAATAGGGTGAGCAGGAAGCGCATGGGTTGAGGGGTTAATTTTCAGGAAGATAGACAAATTTTTGCTAATTTGACCCTCCTAAGCCCTACTATGCCAACCAGCATCCTGCTTGCAGACGACCATGGAATAGTCCTTGACGGACTACGCTCCGTTCTGGCGGAAAACAACCAGCTGACCGTTACCGCTACCGCCAGCACCGGCCAGGAAGCCCTGCAACTCCTGCAGCAACACCCCATCCAGTTACTCATCACCGATTACTGCATGCCCGATATGGATGGCCTCATTCTCGTGAAAAAAGCCAAAGCACAGTTTCCACAACTCAAGATCATTGTACTCAGTATGGTGGATGAAGCAGGAGCTATCCGCGAGATCCTGCTGGCCGGCGCTGATGGCTATATCCTGAAAAAATATGCCAGTCAGGAACTGTTCCAGGGCATTGAGGCTGTATTGAACCATCACCAGTACTGGAGCGAAGAAGCCGGCAAAGCCTTATTGCAGGCAGGTTCAAGGGAACAGGGATCAGCCTCCCTCACTATCCGCGAGCTGGAGATCCTGCGCCTGCTCACCCAGGAGCTGACCAGCAAAGAAATTGCACAGCAGCTGTTCATCAGTGAAAGAACAGTAGAGACCCATCGAAAGAACCTGCTCCGTAAAACGGGCTGCACGGGAACCGTAGGCCTGGTGAAATATGCATACGCTCATAAGCTGCTGTAAGCAAAAGAGCGTCGTTCTCCACCGAATAAAACAGCACATCCGTATTTCCACGTAGATAAAAATCCGTATTTCCGGGTCTTTTCCGCCATGCAGGAGCTTGTTACTTTTACCGCATGAACCTCGCCTGTTCTGCGGGTTCCATTCCTTACTCAACAACTTAAACCCCTCATTGATGAGAACCATTGCAACTGCACTGCTGGTGCTGCTGGCTACCGCTTTGCTTGCCCAGCAACCCGAGCATACCTACCAGCTCGGCGGAAAGATTGAATCCATGACATTAACAGAGTCCGGCGTTCTGATCGTTGTCGGCGGCGGCGGACTGGCCGGCATCAAAGCCGGGGAACAGCAGCCGCATTTCAATTTTACCGAATATGGTAAAGTGAAAGAGGAAGAGCTGGAATATGTTCCCGCCTCGCCCTACCTCATCGTGAACCAGGGCGGTATGTTCAGCCAGAAAAAAACAGTGATAGACTATGTGGCCGGCAGGCAATTGTTTGCCACGGAAGAGAACGGCTGGAAAATACTCACCGGTCTGCATGTGCTGCTGCCCCAGAATAAGCTGGTAGTCTATGGCACACGCAGCCAGAAGGCTGGCGGCGCTTCGGCCGTTGGTCTGTACGACCTGGAATCCGGTAAAGAAGAAAAGGTCTTTGCCCTCAATGACCCAAAGAGAGTGGGACTGGCCTCCGCCATTCCCATTGCCTCCGGCAAACCACTGATAGTAGGAACTAACCTGCTGGTGCCCACTTCCAAAAACACTTTATGTATTGATATGGCCTCCGGCAATATCCTCTGGACAGCCAAAGCCGATAAGCTCAGCTGGATGAGCGTTGACAGGTCCGGCAAAGAGATCTATGGTTTTGAAGAAAGACCCAATGGCGATACCCGTATCCATAAGATCAGCGTGACCGGGGAAATGCTCTGGGCCGATGAGCGCAAGATCAAGGGCAAACTGACCCGCTTCGAGATCCTGCCGAAAGGCCTGGCCGTAGTGAGTGACGTGGACAATAGTGATAAGAAAGGGATCGCGAAGCTGGCATCAGCGGCCTCTGAATCCAGGATCGCTTTCCTCAGCGCCGCCGATGGTTCCGATCTCTGGGATAAGGCGCCCAAAACAAAAGGGTATGTACAGCATTTCTATATCATGGATGATGGCATCCTCTTCGGCATTGCCTCAGGCGGCATCAACAAGATCTCTTTTGATGGGCAGACCCTGTTCCGCAAGCCGCTGTCCACCGGTGAAAATATCCATACCATGGCCAATACACCCAAGGGGCTGATCTATATCACTGATACGGATGCCAATATTGTTGACCTGAAAAGCGGGGAGTCCATCTGGAACAAACCCATCAAATACAAAAAAGCTGCTGCTGTCGCCAGCGCTTATGATGCGGGCCACCAGCGTTACCTGATCTCCACCGGCAATGAGCTGCTGGCCATTAATGAAAACACGGGTGATATCAGCACCCTGGCCAATATGAAATTTGAGGAGAAAGAAGTTCCGTACAAATTACAGGTAAGAAAAGAAGGGCTGCTGCTCAGTTCAGACCAGAACCTGCTGATGCTGGATTTTAACGGTGGCCGCAAATTCCATGAATATTATAAATCGCCCGGGCAGAGCACTTTTGTAAAAATTGCTACTGGCGTACTCGCCGTTGCAGGAACAGCCATGTCCAGCGCCGCCGCCTACCAGGGCGGACTTTATGGCCATCATGGTTACAGCAACCAGCTCAATGATTATGGTAAGGAAATGAAAATTTACCAGGACGGTTTTGCTGATATTGCCAGCGCTTCTTTCAAAGAGATGAACAAACGGTTCAAAGCAACGGCGGCTACAGAAAATGCCCAGTTCATCCTGACAAAACTGGACGGCGGTGTTGGCCTTGTTAAACTCAATAAAGATGATGGAAAGAACCAAAGAGAGATTGTCCTGAAAGACAAAAAGCCGGTGTACCAGGTAGACGAGTTCGGCGGCATGTTGTATTACCAGTCCGGTTCCGGCGAAATTGCTGCTTACCGCCTGTAAGCCAGTGAAGGCCCACCCCGGCCCCTGGCGAAACCACAATTGACAACAGGAAAGGGGGTTTGTAGTTTTTCGATAGAAGCCGGCCCAATCCGGCAGCGCTGCAAGGCCTGCCGGATTGGGCTGGTTTCATTTTAAGCGTTTGCAGCCAACCATGAGCCAGCCCATTGGTTCGTCCCAATAAAAAAGACCACCCCGGAAGAGGCGGTCTGCTGCTTTGCTATCTTGCTGTTGTAACTACAATTTTGCGCATCATTTTTTGCTGATGCGGTACACCCGCACATCCTGCGGCGGGATAATGAGTGAAAGCTCCTTCCCGGAAACGTTGACCGACGCACCGGTCCAGAGCTCTTTTACACTCATGCTGTTGTTATATTTCAGGCCCAGCCGCTCTAATGACAGCCTGCCCTCTTTTGTTTGTGTTTTGTTGAAATTGAAAGCAGCCACATAGGTGTACTGATCGGTCTGCATCATGTACAGGGTCTCCGCCTTGCCGGGTTCAGCAGCCGTATACCCTTCTACCGGGTAAAAGGATCTTCCCAGTATGGCAATGGCGTTGATGTCCTTGTTGGTGGTCACCGCCTTCGCCTTGTTGCGGGCTTCCTGCTCGCCGGGGAAACTGCCGGTCCTGCTGAAATTATCGCCCAGCATATAGATACCGGTGATGACCGCAGAAGTGACCCGGGCCCTGTTGGCTCCGGCCTGGTAATCGGCCGCTTCCTTCGGCTGGTACAGCAGGATATGATCCGCATCATTGAAAGGATATACCCGGTCCAGCCACCAGCCAAAAGCCAGGCTGTTGAGCATATAACCGGTAGTGCCTACATCGCCCTCGGTCATAGCGCCCCAGGTATCACAGCTGATCCTGCGGGATGTGCCGTACTGGGCCGGGAAAACCGGTGCAATGGACAGGGCCAGGAAGAAATCTTCGCCAAACTTTTTGCTGAGGTAGTCCATGCCTTCATTGTAGGCCTGCACGCCGGTAGTGACAGCGGGATTGTAGAACTTATCCGCTTCCAGCGTACCGTTGTTGATGAAGTCGAGTTTCACATAAGTAAAGCCCCAGGACCTGAACTTTTCAATATAATAGTCCATCCGTTGTTTGGTGCCCGGGTGCGTTGGATCTACGGCCAGGGATTCCACTTTGCGCGGTTTGCCGTTGGCATAGATATAAATGTCTTTATAGGTATACTTCCCATTGGTGCCTTCTACTTCTTTGTCGCCGTTACCGCCCCAGTCGGAAAAAGGACACCAGTAAATACCGGCATACTGACCATTGGCGCGGCATTGCGCTACAAATTGTTTCAGCTGCTCATCGGAGAAATTGTCCCAGTAGGAATCCAGCCCGATATACGCGGTGTTGTTGTTCTCAAAGGAACCGGCTTGCAGGCTGTCTTTGATGAACTGCGCTACTTCTACTGAACCGGTGTAGTTGACCTTATCGGCCATGGCGCCCCAGCTGTTCCAGCCGAAAGGTGTGCCGGAGGCCCATTTTCGGGGTGGGGCAATAAGGGCATTGGCTTCGCCATAGGCTTCCATTCCCCTGCGCCAGTCGGCAAAGAAACCGATCAGTATTTTGGGCGAGCGCAACAGCTTTCCGCTGATAGCGCCATGCCCCAGCGGGGGCCTGTCGGCCTTACTGCTGCTGTCTCGGGTCAGCTCATGCGTTACCCCGCCAAAACATTCCAGCCCGGTCAGGTACTGCTGCTCCGCAGTCTTGTATTTCAATCCTGTTTTCCAGGTATCATGGGTTACGGAACCGATCACCAGGCCATTCCTGTTCCTGCCATTGAACAGCGTGGTCACTTCAAAAGAAATGTCTTCCACGGTCAGCGGCGAAGAAAGGTAATGAACAAAGGCATCGTTATCAAAAGGCACCCGCAGGACACGGTTGGCGCTATCTGCACCCAGGAAAGCCGTACGGGTACTGGTGATCACCGGCGCCATATAGTTGCTGGAGATATTTTCTTCCGAGGTCAGCACTACTTCCGTAAGGAAATATTCCCGGTTGGGATAAAAGCAGAACGATTGGCTCATGCCCGGTTTCCCTTCCGCGTTGCTATAGTGGATGGTGAATTTAGTGCCCTTGCCAAAGACATCCGTAATGGCTTCCTTGCTGAGGCTGGCCACCGGATACTCATAACTGTTCAGTTCGCCGCCGGCTGTTTTCACTTTGGCCGATACATTGGCCAGCACCAGCTTCCCCGCATAGGTATAGTCCAGGGTTTTGCCGTTTGCCTTATAAGTGATGGTCCATTTACCGTAACTGATCCTGACAGGTTTGGCCCCATCTGCAGCCTCCGCCGGAAGGCAGAAGCTGCAGGAGAAAGCCAGTCCCAACAGCAATTGAAGGGTACGAAACATTG from Candidatus Pseudobacter hemicellulosilyticus encodes the following:
- a CDS encoding alpha-galactosidase; protein product: MFRTLQLLLGLAFSCSFCLPAEAADGAKPVRISYGKWTITYKANGKTLDYTYAGKLVLANVSAKVKTAGGELNSYEYPVASLSKEAITDVFGKGTKFTIHYSNAEGKPGMSQSFCFYPNREYFLTEVVLTSEENISSNYMAPVITSTRTAFLGADSANRVLRVPFDNDAFVHYLSSPLTVEDISFEVTTLFNGRNRNGLVIGSVTHDTWKTGLKYKTAEQQYLTGLECFGGVTHELTRDSSSKADRPPLGHGAISGKLLRSPKILIGFFADWRRGMEAYGEANALIAPPRKWASGTPFGWNSWGAMADKVNYTGSVEVAQFIKDSLQAGSFENNNTAYIGLDSYWDNFSDEQLKQFVAQCRANGQYAGIYWCPFSDWGGNGDKEVEGTNGKYTYKDIYIYANGKPRKVESLAVDPTHPGTKQRMDYYIEKFRSWGFTYVKLDFINNGTLEADKFYNPAVTTGVQAYNEGMDYLSKKFGEDFFLALSIAPVFPAQYGTSRRISCDTWGAMTEGDVGTTGYMLNSLAFGWWLDRVYPFNDADHILLYQPKEAADYQAGANRARVTSAVITGIYMLGDNFSRTGSFPGEQEARNKAKAVTTNKDINAIAILGRSFYPVEGYTAAEPGKAETLYMMQTDQYTYVAAFNFNKTQTKEGRLSLERLGLKYNNSMSVKELWTGASVNVSGKELSLIIPPQDVRVYRISKK
- a CDS encoding response regulator transcription factor codes for the protein MPTSILLADDHGIVLDGLRSVLAENNQLTVTATASTGQEALQLLQQHPIQLLITDYCMPDMDGLILVKKAKAQFPQLKIIVLSMVDEAGAIREILLAGADGYILKKYASQELFQGIEAVLNHHQYWSEEAGKALLQAGSREQGSASLTIRELEILRLLTQELTSKEIAQQLFISERTVETHRKNLLRKTGCTGTVGLVKYAYAHKLL
- a CDS encoding formate/nitrite transporter family protein, which codes for MMDYKKPAEVVGLMIETGTYKSKLSPKDLLIRGMLAGSLLGFGTTLSITASVQTGMPVIGALFFPACFVTVILLGFELVTGSFAMLPTAWFDGKVTMPVLLKNWLYVYLGNMIGGALYAFLYWGAITHFGHGDHTPLSAAIIKLAESKTIGYMADGPVGGWFTCFTKGILCNWMVSLGVVMGLTSTSTSGKIMAAWLPIFIFFAQGFEHCVVNMFVVPAAMLMGADISFGQWFTLNQIPATIGNIVGGVLFTALALYLTHGPKKQAH
- a CDS encoding sensor histidine kinase encodes the protein MRFLLTLLLVAGSGLLYPVTARQDSARLTAQWRAWLDQCWNYRFNQPDSAKYYGNKVLKEARDKGYPLYEAEALHNIGIVFEAQGDYEQALEMGLQTLALRQQLNDSAAIANTWNNIGIIYDQMGNYPRALDYYYKAYRYYQAKGDQEKLAMVSVNLGIVFKAQGEYTKVVDYYREAYTVYKALQFPAEAAFCEANLGSVFYYTRQYDSCLFYSLLAEKAFLAQNNLQSLPIAQANAGMAYFELGRPVEARQQLAKALVGHRNYNNKKEIAFVLIQLGKVHMAQKERGEAIRVLTEALSLATGIHSPKQVMDAARLLSEQYAGSGDYKNAWTVFQTYSTVKDSLFEQEKMKAITGFQAQYETEKKEQQIRLLQQEGELQALRLKQRNMLLLVLAALFITGGLAVYFIMARRRIKAEARLQAERSLQEQAAARAVLQAEDRERRRLAADLHDGVGQLLSAALLQVHRAQEQQPAGSSAAELTDKAVSLLNEGYDEMRQLSHRMMPSALLKAGLPQALREFVDRIQSRELSVELHTSGLEERLPEQTETVLYRIIQEAVNNVLKHAAASSLSIQLAKEKEGISLTVEDNGKGFDPAGLETQAGIGLKNIRSRVMLLNGTLEMDAAPGRGSLLAVFIPGEQAA
- a CDS encoding cytochrome c, encoding MKRLVIVLAGSMLLFALSCSKKSEDNVNNPDPPGGPGIPGCDTANRQYAAHVVPILTANCYGCHGASSNAGSGGIVLEGYNNLRPKAVSGTLIGVITHAAGFPAMPKGGAKLSDCNINVIRSWINNGAQNN
- a CDS encoding DUF5777 family beta-barrel protein is translated as MRFVILLCFMMCCGGLIQAQDSTLLHMLNDSIPARSSPVKATFKAIHIVNTQTIESPAKQDLNFIIMHRFGKLNDGGYNFFGLDNATIRLGLDYGLTDRLAVGVGRSSFEKTFDGYLKYKLLQQTEGGSLSFPISMSVLGALSHYTLKMPDKPFLNSKYRTSYTVQAILARKFSSNLSLQLTPTWLHYNLTPTTADKNDVFAGVVSGRYKFTRRMSLTAEYNYLPAGQVESIEVKNSLSLGVDIETGGHVFQLIFTNSQAMTEPQYIGRTTGSWGKGDIYFGFNVSRNFSLGRKKKW
- a CDS encoding YceI family protein, whose amino-acid sequence is MKRVLLPVLLCWVYGVVSAQTYISKTSQAGFYSHTWLEDIAAVNKQVMAVIDLSQKNIAFSMLMKEFVFEKKLMQEHFNENYVESDKYPKSTFTGTYTGEVDITKDGTYPITVKGKISLHGVTRDLQAPATLTVKDGMLTGTTSFKLNPKDFNISIPFVVRDKIEKENTVKVQASWTLK
- a CDS encoding cadherin repeat domain-containing protein produces the protein MRTIATALLVLLATALLAQQPEHTYQLGGKIESMTLTESGVLIVVGGGGLAGIKAGEQQPHFNFTEYGKVKEEELEYVPASPYLIVNQGGMFSQKKTVIDYVAGRQLFATEENGWKILTGLHVLLPQNKLVVYGTRSQKAGGASAVGLYDLESGKEEKVFALNDPKRVGLASAIPIASGKPLIVGTNLLVPTSKNTLCIDMASGNILWTAKADKLSWMSVDRSGKEIYGFEERPNGDTRIHKISVTGEMLWADERKIKGKLTRFEILPKGLAVVSDVDNSDKKGIAKLASAASESRIAFLSAADGSDLWDKAPKTKGYVQHFYIMDDGILFGIASGGINKISFDGQTLFRKPLSTGENIHTMANTPKGLIYITDTDANIVDLKSGESIWNKPIKYKKAAAVASAYDAGHQRYLISTGNELLAINENTGDISTLANMKFEEKEVPYKLQVRKEGLLLSSDQNLLMLDFNGGRKFHEYYKSPGQSTFVKIATGVLAVAGTAMSSAAAYQGGLYGHHGYSNQLNDYGKEMKIYQDGFADIASASFKEMNKRFKATAATENAQFILTKLDGGVGLVKLNKDDGKNQREIVLKDKKPVYQVDEFGGMLYYQSGSGEIAAYRL